The Pseudomonas asiatica genome has a segment encoding these proteins:
- a CDS encoding bifunctional allantoicase/(S)-ureidoglycine aminohydrolase — protein MSNHSYFAPHGGHPAQTELLTDRAMFTEAYAVIPKGVMRDIVTSHLPFWDKMRMWVIARPLTGFAETFSQYIVEVAPEGGSERPELDPNAEAVVFIVEGELDITVEGKHHTLVPGGYAFLAPGAEWSLRNNSKSNVTFHWLRKHYQKVEGLDVPESFVTHRDNATVIEMPGTEGRWVTTRFVDMADMRHDMHVNIVTFQPGGVIPFAETHVMEHGLYVLEGKAVYRLNQDWVEVEAGDFMWLRAFCPQACYAGGPGKFSYLLYKDVNRHVHLTLNPKR, from the coding sequence ATGTCGAACCATTCGTACTTCGCCCCCCACGGTGGGCACCCGGCTCAGACCGAGCTGCTGACTGACCGTGCCATGTTCACCGAAGCCTATGCCGTCATCCCCAAGGGCGTGATGCGTGACATCGTCACCAGCCACCTGCCGTTCTGGGACAAGATGCGCATGTGGGTCATCGCCCGCCCGCTGACCGGTTTTGCCGAAACCTTCTCCCAGTACATCGTCGAAGTGGCCCCGGAAGGCGGCAGCGAGCGCCCTGAGCTGGACCCGAACGCCGAAGCCGTGGTGTTCATCGTCGAAGGCGAACTGGACATCACCGTCGAAGGCAAGCACCACACCCTGGTACCGGGCGGCTACGCCTTCCTGGCCCCGGGCGCCGAGTGGAGCCTGCGCAACAACAGCAAGTCCAACGTCACCTTCCACTGGCTGCGCAAGCACTACCAGAAGGTCGAAGGCCTGGACGTTCCCGAGTCGTTCGTCACCCACCGTGACAACGCCACCGTCATCGAGATGCCGGGCACCGAAGGCCGCTGGGTCACCACCCGCTTCGTCGACATGGCCGACATGCGCCACGACATGCACGTGAACATCGTCACCTTCCAGCCGGGCGGCGTGATCCCGTTCGCCGAGACCCACGTGATGGAACACGGCCTGTACGTGCTGGAAGGCAAGGCGGTGTACCGCCTGAACCAGGACTGGGTCGAAGTGGAAGCCGGCGACTTCATGTGGCTGCGCGCCTTCTGCCCGCAAGCCTGCTACGCCGGCGGCCCAGGCAAGTTCAGCTACCTGCTGTACAAGGACGTGAACCGTCACGTGCACCTGACGCTCAACCCTAAGCGTTAA